In Asanoa sp. WMMD1127, one genomic interval encodes:
- a CDS encoding M50 family metallopeptidase → MADNASGEERTERRPGLVVGRLWGVPLYLNPSVLLLAGLITLLYGNFVRQQLDLHPGAGYLVGFGFVVCLLVSVLLHELGHAITARRYGIGVKGITLELLGGYTEMDRDAPNPRVDLLVSLAGPAVSLVLGGAAVGLTLALPDGTLWNELSFQVAFSNVVVAIFNVLPGLPLDGGRALRALVWWGTKDRHVGTEVAGWTGRGLAVAVAITVAALAYFDVLSLFGLVFMLLIALTLWQGAGQSIRFARISRRFPLIDLRRLARPVFPVRSGTPLAEAQRLALASGAQDYALATADSSGRLVGLVEKAAVEAVPLERRPWVSVDTVARGIDGVPTIPVGTSGDQVISTVQRNPGSQYLVTSGEDVVGVLRLADLAQLLEPNGKTRT, encoded by the coding sequence ATGGCAGACAACGCGAGCGGCGAAGAACGGACCGAGCGGCGGCCCGGGCTGGTGGTCGGCCGCCTCTGGGGTGTCCCGCTCTACCTCAATCCCTCGGTCCTCCTGCTCGCGGGGCTGATCACCCTGCTCTACGGCAACTTCGTCCGGCAGCAGCTCGACCTGCACCCCGGCGCCGGCTACCTGGTCGGCTTCGGCTTCGTGGTCTGCCTGCTGGTCTCGGTGCTCCTGCACGAGCTCGGCCACGCGATCACCGCCCGCCGCTACGGCATCGGGGTGAAGGGCATCACACTGGAGCTGCTCGGCGGCTACACCGAGATGGACCGCGACGCCCCCAACCCCCGGGTCGACCTGCTGGTCTCGCTGGCGGGTCCGGCCGTCTCGCTGGTCCTCGGCGGCGCCGCCGTCGGGCTGACGCTGGCCCTGCCCGACGGCACGCTCTGGAACGAGCTGAGCTTCCAGGTCGCGTTCAGCAACGTCGTCGTCGCCATCTTCAACGTGCTGCCCGGCCTGCCGCTCGACGGTGGCCGGGCCCTGCGCGCCCTGGTCTGGTGGGGCACCAAGGACCGCCACGTCGGCACCGAGGTCGCCGGCTGGACCGGTCGCGGCCTGGCCGTCGCCGTGGCGATCACGGTGGCCGCGCTGGCGTACTTCGACGTCCTGTCGCTCTTCGGCCTGGTGTTCATGCTGCTGATCGCGCTGACGCTGTGGCAGGGCGCCGGCCAGAGCATCCGGTTCGCCCGGATCAGCCGCCGCTTTCCGCTGATCGACCTGCGCCGGCTGGCCCGACCGGTGTTCCCGGTGCGCAGCGGCACCCCGCTGGCCGAGGCGCAGCGACTGGCCCTGGCCTCCGGCGCCCAGGACTACGCGCTGGCCACTGCCGACTCCTCCGGGCGCCTGGTCGGGCTGGTCGAGAAGGCCGCCGTGGAGGCCGTACCCCTGGAGCGCCGTCCCTGGGTCTCCGTCGACACCGTCGCCCGGGGCATCGACGGCGTGCCCACCATTCCGGTCGGCACGAGCGGCGATCAGGTGATCAGCACGGTCCAGCGCAACCCGGGCTCGCAATACCTCGTCACCTCGGGCGAAGATGTGGTCGGTGTGCTGCGCCTCGCCGACCTGGCGCAGCTGCTGGAGCCCAACGGAAAGACGAGGACGTGA
- a CDS encoding PD-(D/E)XK nuclease family protein, giving the protein MTTQAVSLEPGDDAPVYPSLSPSRAADFKTCPLLYRFRTIDRLPETPSPDQARGTLVHAVLERLFDLPAAERTAAAASDLVAPEWARMVDEVPELADLFDTDPPTLIDVREVTVAPAGATLGPDAVEVRRPWTTDEFLASARGLLSGYFSVEDPRRLEPAERETLISAVVDDQLLIRGYIDRLDVSPDGALRVVDYKTGGAPREAFEARALFQLKFYALVLWRTRGVVPRVLRLLYLKDQEVCDYSPDAEELARFERTLVALWQAIERAKEAKEFRPKPSRLCGWCAHQAVCPAFGGTPPPFPAPREPVAEVLTPGADE; this is encoded by the coding sequence ATGACGACGCAGGCTGTGTCCCTCGAGCCGGGCGACGACGCGCCGGTTTACCCGTCGCTGTCGCCGTCCCGGGCGGCCGACTTCAAGACCTGCCCGCTGCTCTACCGGTTCCGCACGATCGACCGCCTACCGGAGACCCCGAGCCCCGACCAGGCCCGCGGCACGCTGGTGCACGCGGTGCTGGAGCGACTGTTCGACCTGCCGGCGGCCGAGCGCACCGCCGCCGCGGCCAGCGACCTCGTGGCGCCGGAGTGGGCCCGCATGGTCGACGAGGTGCCCGAGCTGGCCGACCTGTTCGACACCGACCCGCCGACGCTGATCGACGTGCGCGAGGTCACGGTCGCGCCGGCGGGGGCGACCCTGGGTCCCGACGCGGTCGAGGTGCGGCGGCCGTGGACGACCGACGAGTTCCTGGCGTCGGCGCGGGGGCTGCTGTCGGGCTACTTCTCGGTGGAGGACCCGCGGCGCCTGGAGCCGGCCGAGCGGGAGACCCTGATCAGCGCCGTCGTCGACGACCAGCTGCTGATCCGGGGCTACATCGACCGCCTCGACGTGTCGCCCGACGGCGCGCTGCGGGTCGTCGACTACAAGACCGGCGGCGCGCCCCGCGAGGCCTTCGAGGCGCGGGCGCTGTTCCAGCTGAAGTTCTACGCGCTGGTGCTGTGGCGCACCCGGGGCGTGGTCCCGCGGGTCCTGCGGCTGCTCTACCTCAAGGACCAGGAGGTCTGCGACTACTCCCCCGACGCCGAGGAGCTGGCGCGCTTCGAGCGCACGCTGGTCGCGCTGTGGCAGGCCATCGAGCGGGCCAAGGAGGCCAAGGAGTTCCGCCCCAAGCCGAGCCGACTATGCGGTTGGTGCGCGCACCAGGCGGTGTGCCCGGCGTTCGGCGGCACCCCGCCACCGTTCCCGGCCCCGCGCGAGCCCGTGGCCGAGGTGCTCACGCCGGGCGCCGACGAATAG
- a CDS encoding TMEM175 family protein has translation MARLERGPGRLVAFSDGVFAIAVTLLVLEIQPPEDFTHLARGLGELWPSYLGYALSFLLIGQVWVNHHVMFDHIRHVDREVLFLNTVLLMVIAFLPFSTSLLAGALRADAGLRTAVVVYGSTLWTAALLFNIIWAHLRRAGLLEASLDVRAVRSIGHRFALALLWIGSGIVVGAFVPVAGVVIIAAFLPAYYLPIRGEYGSDPG, from the coding sequence ATGGCGCGGTTGGAGCGCGGTCCGGGGCGGCTCGTGGCGTTCAGCGACGGGGTCTTCGCCATCGCCGTGACGCTGCTGGTGCTGGAGATCCAGCCGCCGGAGGACTTCACCCATCTCGCGCGCGGGTTGGGTGAGCTGTGGCCGTCCTACCTGGGCTACGCGCTGAGCTTCCTGCTCATCGGCCAGGTCTGGGTCAACCACCACGTGATGTTCGACCACATCCGCCACGTCGACCGGGAGGTGCTGTTCCTCAACACGGTGCTGCTCATGGTGATCGCGTTCCTGCCGTTCTCGACGTCGCTGCTCGCGGGCGCGCTGCGGGCCGACGCCGGCCTGCGCACCGCGGTCGTCGTCTACGGCAGCACGCTGTGGACGGCCGCGCTGCTGTTCAACATCATCTGGGCGCACCTGCGGCGGGCCGGCCTGCTGGAGGCGAGCCTCGACGTGCGCGCCGTGCGGTCGATCGGCCACCGTTTCGCGCTGGCGCTGCTCTGGATCGGCTCCGGCATCGTCGTCGGCGCCTTCGTGCCGGTCGCCGGCGTGGTCATCATCGCGGCCTTCCTGCCGGCCTATTACCTGCCGATCCGCGGCGAGTACGGTAGCGATCCCGGCTGA
- a CDS encoding GNAT family N-acetyltransferase, whose amino-acid sequence MTTIETERLLLRGWRDDDLDPLAAVNADPEVMRYILDGSVRDRGRTEADLRRIRDGWDQRGFGLFAVEVRATGRLIGWAGLAVPEFLPEVLPAVEIGWRLARDAWGQGYATEAATAALRFGFDDRGLDRVISIRHVDNARSERVMTKLGLTPEFETVVPGHDQPVAVHAISRDRYRTRRGSAGNRPAGRPR is encoded by the coding sequence GTGACGACGATCGAGACCGAGCGGCTGCTCCTCCGCGGCTGGCGGGACGACGACCTCGACCCGCTCGCGGCCGTCAACGCCGATCCCGAGGTGATGCGCTACATCTTGGACGGCTCGGTGCGCGACCGCGGCCGCACCGAAGCCGACCTGCGGAGAATCCGGGACGGCTGGGACCAGCGCGGCTTCGGCCTGTTCGCGGTCGAGGTGCGGGCGACGGGCAGGCTGATCGGCTGGGCGGGCCTGGCCGTGCCCGAGTTCCTCCCCGAGGTCCTGCCCGCCGTGGAGATCGGCTGGCGGCTGGCCCGCGACGCCTGGGGCCAGGGATACGCCACCGAGGCCGCCACCGCCGCCCTGCGCTTCGGTTTCGACGACCGCGGCCTCGACCGCGTCATCAGCATCCGCCACGTCGACAACGCCCGCTCGGAACGGGTGATGACAAAGCTCGGCCTGACACCCGAGTTCGAGACGGTCGTGCCCGGCCACGACCAGCCCGTGGCCGTCCACGCGATCAGCCGGGATCGCTACCGTACTCGCCGCGGATCGGCAGGTAATAGGCCGGCAGGAAGGCCGCGATGA
- a CDS encoding NAD(P)H-binding protein, with translation MRILVVGGSGLIGAHVVDVLRGRGHVVTTAARTARAGVDHVLDVEQASVDSWAAVLSGHDGVVYATRTDEQRPLPKPVYPAFRATLVAPVERLFTAARAAGLSRGVVMGSYYTHFHRLNPAWRLAERHTYIRCRVEQAAAGRSAAGLPVAVLELPFVFGRAGERVPNWAGALDRWARSRSPLLLPVGGTAGASARSVAEVAADALEQGSGADIPVADENLTWTAMLTRIAAAVGRPRPVRRLPASVARAALRAGGAVLASSRKEPGVNPSYLADLLLTDLFVEPTTGRPLEPALRETFAEPIPRGR, from the coding sequence GTGCGAATCCTCGTGGTCGGTGGCAGTGGTCTGATCGGCGCTCATGTGGTGGACGTGCTGCGCGGCCGGGGACATGTGGTGACCACGGCGGCCCGCACCGCCCGCGCGGGCGTCGACCACGTGCTCGACGTCGAGCAGGCGTCGGTCGATTCGTGGGCGGCGGTGCTGTCCGGGCACGACGGTGTGGTCTACGCCACGCGTACGGACGAGCAGCGGCCTCTGCCGAAGCCGGTCTACCCCGCCTTCCGCGCGACGCTGGTCGCCCCGGTGGAGCGCTTGTTCACGGCGGCCCGGGCGGCGGGCCTGTCCCGCGGCGTGGTGATGGGCTCCTACTACACCCACTTCCACCGCCTGAACCCGGCGTGGCGGCTGGCGGAGCGGCACACCTACATCCGGTGCCGGGTGGAGCAGGCGGCCGCGGGCCGGTCGGCGGCGGGGTTACCGGTGGCGGTGCTGGAGCTGCCGTTCGTGTTCGGTCGGGCGGGCGAGCGCGTGCCGAACTGGGCCGGCGCGCTGGACCGGTGGGCGCGGTCCCGGTCGCCGCTGCTGCTGCCGGTCGGCGGCACCGCCGGCGCGTCGGCGCGCAGCGTGGCGGAGGTCGCCGCCGACGCGCTCGAGCAGGGCAGCGGCGCCGACATCCCGGTGGCCGACGAGAACCTGACGTGGACCGCGATGCTGACCCGGATCGCGGCGGCGGTCGGTCGGCCACGCCCGGTCCGCCGCCTGCCGGCATCGGTCGCGCGCGCCGCACTGCGGGCCGGCGGGGCGGTGTTGGCGTCGAGCCGCAAGGAGCCGGGCGTCAACCCGTCCTACCTCGCGGACCTCCTCCTGACCGACCTGTTCGTCGAGCCGACCACGGGACGCCCGCTCGAGCCGGCCCTCCGCGAGACCTTCGCCGAGCCGATCCCGCGCGGTCGATAA
- a CDS encoding ABC transporter ATP-binding protein: protein MAQPVIEVDGLARSFRSRKGLLRRPGKEIQAVRGVSFAVERGELFGLLGPNGAGKTTTIKMLITLLLPSAGHARVLGHDVVRDARDVRRKVGYVFGGDRGLYERLSGLDNLRYFAELYGVPARESAGRVAELLELVGLTGREKERVEGYSRGMRQRLHIARGLLHRPEVLFLDEPSIGIDPVGARELRTTVKALVETGTTVLLTTHYMFEADELCDRIGVIAQGRIVALDTPAGLKRQVTTGTVLEIDVFGLPDGVVEKVRAEPDVQSVLVEEQDQAQVLTVHARPGADVTSAVMGHLEGSRFGRVITRQPTLEDAYVELVNAA from the coding sequence ATGGCTCAACCGGTGATCGAGGTCGACGGGCTCGCCCGGAGCTTCCGAAGTCGAAAGGGTCTGCTGCGCCGGCCCGGCAAGGAGATCCAGGCCGTCCGTGGCGTCAGCTTCGCGGTGGAGCGCGGCGAGCTGTTCGGCCTGCTCGGGCCCAACGGCGCCGGCAAGACGACGACCATCAAGATGCTCATCACGCTGCTGCTGCCCAGCGCCGGCCACGCCCGCGTGCTCGGCCACGACGTGGTGCGGGACGCGCGCGACGTACGCCGGAAGGTCGGTTATGTCTTCGGTGGCGACCGCGGCCTCTATGAGCGACTGTCGGGTCTCGACAACCTGCGCTACTTCGCGGAGCTCTACGGCGTGCCGGCGCGCGAGTCCGCCGGCCGCGTCGCCGAGCTGCTCGAACTGGTCGGGCTGACCGGCCGCGAGAAGGAGCGGGTCGAGGGCTACTCGCGCGGCATGCGGCAACGGCTGCACATCGCCCGCGGCCTGCTGCACCGGCCCGAGGTGCTTTTCCTCGACGAGCCCAGCATCGGCATCGACCCCGTCGGCGCCCGCGAGCTGCGCACGACGGTCAAGGCCCTGGTCGAGACGGGTACGACGGTGCTGCTCACCACGCACTACATGTTCGAGGCCGACGAGCTGTGCGACCGGATCGGCGTGATCGCGCAGGGCCGGATCGTGGCCCTGGACACCCCGGCCGGCCTCAAGCGGCAGGTGACCACCGGCACCGTGCTCGAGATCGACGTCTTCGGGTTGCCGGACGGGGTCGTGGAGAAGGTCCGGGCCGAGCCCGACGTGCAGTCGGTGCTGGTGGAGGAGCAGGACCAGGCGCAGGTGCTGACCGTGCACGCCCGACCGGGCGCCGACGTGACGAGCGCGGTGATGGGGCACCTCGAGGGCAGCCGCTTCGGCCGCGTGATCACCCGGCAGCCGACGCTCGAGGACGCGTACGTCGAGCTGGTGAACGCCGCATGA
- a CDS encoding ABC transporter permease: MRLARLVAVAWWLQLKMRSRSAFDGLLSLLYPGFFATTIFMMFRQGDAAGPALLSAAVGSSAMGIWSAVSTTAAFALQMERRQGTLELLVLAPQPFALLLVPLTLSMATIGAYSMVATLLWGRFAFGIDIAIADPAAFVVAVVVTVFAIAMLGMLIAISSIRYRSAWALGSAIEMPVWLICGFLVAISDLPAWVRPISALLAPTWGVAAMRAAANGGTPWVDLGWCLLTAAAYGVIAAVVSRWMVHSARANATLALS; this comes from the coding sequence ATGAGGCTGGCCCGCCTGGTCGCGGTCGCGTGGTGGCTGCAGCTCAAGATGCGCAGCCGGTCGGCCTTCGACGGCCTGCTGTCGCTGCTCTACCCCGGTTTCTTCGCGACCACCATCTTCATGATGTTCCGGCAGGGCGACGCGGCCGGCCCGGCGCTGCTGTCGGCCGCCGTCGGGTCGAGCGCGATGGGAATCTGGTCGGCGGTGAGCACGACGGCCGCGTTCGCGCTGCAGATGGAGCGCCGCCAGGGCACCCTCGAGCTGCTGGTGCTCGCGCCGCAGCCGTTCGCCCTGCTGCTGGTGCCGCTGACGCTGTCGATGGCCACGATCGGCGCGTACAGCATGGTCGCTACCCTGCTCTGGGGCCGGTTCGCGTTCGGCATCGACATCGCGATCGCCGACCCGGCCGCGTTCGTGGTGGCGGTGGTCGTCACCGTGTTCGCGATCGCGATGCTGGGGATGCTGATCGCCATCTCGTCGATCCGCTACCGGTCGGCGTGGGCGCTCGGCTCGGCGATCGAGATGCCGGTCTGGCTCATCTGCGGCTTCCTGGTGGCGATCAGCGACCTGCCGGCCTGGGTGCGGCCGATCTCGGCGCTGCTGGCTCCGACCTGGGGCGTGGCGGCGATGCGGGCCGCGGCCAACGGCGGCACGCCATGGGTCGACCTGGGCTGGTGCCTGCTCACCGCGGCCGCGTACGGCGTGATCGCCGCCGTGGTCTCCCGCTGGATGGTGCACTCGGCCCGCGCCAACGCGACCCTGGCGCTGAGCTGA
- a CDS encoding ABC transporter permease, with amino-acid sequence MNSLRIFFVGGLTSYRALFNWLTPWILVPTFLLTPLFQIFLFVYIGRTAGVSDDRFFLIGNAVVNAAVPCLFAMGNTIGGERTAGTLPLLIASPARRVPLFLGRALPVIVNGFLVAVFALVVGALLLRVDLPPATWGGIAVAVATCSVSCTALGLLAAAVALRVRETAVMSNIVLGILIVFAGVNVPIGAMPGWMQGVAAWLPMTHGIAATHALAAGRGLGDVAGTLGTELALGAFYAVLGLGLLRWLEWESRRRATLDTA; translated from the coding sequence ATGAACAGCCTGCGCATCTTCTTCGTCGGCGGCCTGACCAGCTACCGGGCGCTGTTCAACTGGCTCACGCCGTGGATCCTGGTCCCCACCTTCCTGCTGACACCGCTGTTCCAGATCTTCCTGTTCGTCTACATCGGACGCACGGCGGGCGTGAGCGACGACCGCTTCTTCCTGATCGGGAACGCGGTGGTCAACGCGGCGGTGCCGTGCCTGTTCGCGATGGGCAACACCATCGGCGGCGAGCGTACGGCCGGGACGTTGCCGCTCCTGATCGCCTCGCCGGCCCGGCGGGTGCCGCTGTTCCTGGGGCGCGCGCTGCCGGTGATCGTCAACGGCTTCCTGGTCGCCGTGTTCGCCCTCGTCGTCGGCGCCCTGCTGCTGCGGGTCGACCTGCCCCCGGCCACCTGGGGCGGCATCGCGGTCGCGGTCGCCACCTGCTCGGTCTCGTGCACGGCGCTGGGCCTGCTGGCCGCCGCGGTCGCCCTGCGGGTCCGCGAGACGGCCGTCATGTCGAACATCGTGCTCGGCATCCTGATCGTCTTCGCCGGGGTCAACGTCCCGATCGGCGCGATGCCGGGCTGGATGCAGGGCGTCGCCGCCTGGCTGCCGATGACCCACGGCATCGCCGCGACCCATGCGCTGGCGGCGGGCCGCGGCCTCGGCGACGTGGCCGGGACGCTGGGCACGGAGCTCGCCCTGGGCGCGTTCTACGCGGTCCTCGGCCTGGGGCTGCTGCGCTGGCTGGAGTGGGAGAGCCGGCGCCGGGCGACGTTGGACACGGCCTAG
- a CDS encoding GNAT family N-acetyltransferase, whose protein sequence is MADLGPVPWPPAPIRTKRLLLRAAEARDRPAFVDLYASPEVHTYLGGPRTRADLEREMPAVPASWPGSFVVDLDGTMIGQILLRRATDHRSPAARGKADLGYLLLPRAWGSGYATEACAAALDWFDAVLPGEPVVLTTQSANAASMRLAAKLGFTEVERFHAWDAEQWLGRRPPHGRR, encoded by the coding sequence ATGGCGGATCTCGGACCTGTCCCCTGGCCGCCCGCACCGATCCGGACGAAGCGGCTCCTGCTGCGCGCGGCCGAGGCGCGGGACCGTCCGGCGTTCGTCGACCTGTACGCGTCGCCGGAGGTGCACACCTACCTCGGCGGCCCGCGGACCCGGGCCGACCTCGAGCGGGAGATGCCTGCCGTACCCGCGTCATGGCCCGGCAGTTTCGTCGTCGACCTCGACGGGACGATGATCGGCCAGATCCTGCTCAGGCGGGCGACCGACCACCGCAGCCCGGCCGCGCGGGGAAAGGCCGACCTCGGCTACCTGTTGCTGCCGCGAGCCTGGGGGTCCGGCTACGCGACCGAGGCGTGCGCGGCGGCCCTCGACTGGTTCGACGCGGTCCTGCCCGGCGAGCCGGTGGTGCTCACCACCCAGAGCGCCAACGCCGCCTCGATGCGCCTCGCGGCGAAGCTGGGCTTCACCGAGGTGGAACGGTTCCACGCCTGGGACGCCGAGCAGTGGCTGGGCCGGCGGCCCCCGCACGGCCGGCGCTGA
- a CDS encoding beta-eliminating lyase-related protein yields MSDDTRQRRVAAMRGCDRILSGERPLTMRERLADLGDALDGQPDFYGDGPVTALEERVAALLGTEAAVFFPTGTMAQQVALRHGADRTGCRTVALHPLGHQEMHEQHAYAQLSGLHAVWPTTAPRNPSAAEISALAEPVGTVVIELPLRDAGFVLPTWEELSDAATAARSAGIRVHLDGARIWESTPFLGRSLGTVAGLADSTYVSFYKTVGGISGGALAGSAELAAYARVWRHRYGGQVFQQWPAALTALAGLDRELPRIPEYVRHAETVAAALATLPGAKVHPAPPHTHRFRLWLPHSAEALNDAALALAEEERVWFAAGWRDAEVPGVALAEITVAAPALDWTADQVVDAATRFLRRVRDAAGAG; encoded by the coding sequence ATGAGCGACGACACGAGGCAGCGTCGGGTTGCCGCGATGCGCGGGTGCGACCGGATCCTCTCCGGCGAGCGACCGCTGACCATGCGCGAGCGGCTGGCCGACCTCGGTGACGCGCTCGACGGCCAGCCCGACTTCTACGGCGACGGCCCGGTGACAGCGCTGGAGGAACGGGTCGCGGCCCTGCTGGGCACGGAGGCCGCCGTCTTCTTCCCGACCGGCACGATGGCCCAGCAGGTGGCGCTGCGCCACGGCGCCGACCGCACCGGCTGTCGCACGGTCGCCCTGCACCCGCTGGGCCATCAGGAGATGCACGAGCAGCACGCGTACGCCCAACTGAGCGGCCTCCACGCCGTCTGGCCCACGACCGCGCCGCGCAACCCGTCCGCGGCCGAGATCTCCGCCCTGGCGGAGCCCGTCGGGACGGTCGTGATCGAGCTTCCGCTGCGTGACGCGGGCTTCGTGCTGCCGACGTGGGAGGAGCTGTCGGACGCCGCCACCGCGGCCCGGTCCGCCGGGATCCGGGTCCACCTCGACGGCGCCCGCATCTGGGAGTCCACGCCGTTCCTCGGCCGGTCGCTCGGCACCGTCGCCGGGCTGGCGGACAGCACCTACGTCTCGTTCTACAAAACCGTCGGCGGCATCAGCGGCGGGGCGCTGGCGGGCTCCGCCGAGCTGGCCGCCTATGCCCGGGTCTGGCGGCACCGCTACGGCGGGCAGGTGTTCCAGCAGTGGCCGGCGGCGCTGACCGCGCTGGCCGGGCTGGACCGGGAGCTGCCGCGCATCCCGGAGTACGTGCGGCACGCGGAGACGGTCGCGGCGGCCCTGGCCACCCTGCCCGGGGCGAAGGTCCATCCGGCGCCGCCGCACACCCACCGGTTCCGGCTGTGGCTGCCCCATTCGGCGGAGGCCCTCAACGACGCGGCGCTGGCGCTGGCCGAGGAGGAGCGGGTGTGGTTCGCGGCCGGCTGGCGGGACGCGGAGGTGCCGGGGGTGGCGCTGGCCGAGATCACCGTCGCCGCGCCGGCCCTCGACTGGACCGCGGACCAGGTGGTCGACGCCGCGACGCGCTTCCTCCGCCGTGTCCGGGACGCGGCTGGGGCGGGGTAA
- a CDS encoding HEAT repeat domain-containing protein, with product MADFVHITGAGPARRMRRTGIAARSHGRAGGRGVYCMPVLPSFTLTHQWVRELRRWHPGVLAAVHLRVPDDERVTVGHYGAEPVEMTAAQAVATVRGLSDPRGHEVFVPRAIASAEVRRVRDVPQGMGWRYQPGAHGRRPCPCPVCLRPGTFKVARLRRRFDEPESPSAPKGELMARLRAATTADEIVDVLWELGRRRRGGAEELAYLVDHPDPDVRDALHSVLRVYRGPGAKRLQSHIVLAD from the coding sequence ATGGCGGATTTCGTGCACATCACGGGGGCCGGGCCGGCGCGGCGCATGCGCCGGACCGGGATCGCGGCACGCAGCCACGGGCGGGCCGGCGGGCGCGGCGTCTACTGCATGCCGGTCCTGCCGTCGTTCACCCTCACCCACCAGTGGGTCCGGGAGCTGCGGCGGTGGCACCCGGGCGTGCTGGCCGCGGTGCACCTGCGCGTGCCGGATGACGAGCGCGTCACGGTCGGGCACTACGGCGCCGAGCCCGTGGAGATGACGGCGGCGCAGGCGGTCGCGACCGTCCGTGGGTTGAGCGACCCGCGGGGCCACGAGGTGTTCGTGCCCCGCGCGATCGCCTCCGCCGAGGTGCGCCGGGTCCGCGACGTGCCGCAGGGAATGGGCTGGCGCTACCAGCCGGGAGCGCACGGCCGCCGCCCGTGTCCGTGCCCGGTGTGCCTGCGACCCGGCACGTTCAAGGTGGCCAGGCTGCGGCGCCGGTTCGACGAGCCGGAGTCGCCGAGCGCGCCGAAGGGCGAGCTGATGGCGCGGCTGCGGGCGGCGACCACCGCGGACGAGATCGTCGACGTTCTCTGGGAGCTCGGCCGGCGGCGGCGCGGTGGCGCCGAGGAGCTGGCCTACCTGGTCGACCATCCCGACCCGGACGTACGCGACGCGCTGCACAGCGTCCTGCGCGTCTATCGCGGGCCCGGCGCGAAACGACTCCAGTCGCACATCGTCCTGGCCGACTAA
- a CDS encoding MTH938/NDUFAF3 family protein, translating to MEWGRMTVEGLPAGKDFVLYPGGGHEWDWATTGTRHEPGIQPADVEELLSRGATEVVLSRGMDLRLQVDPRTAALLAERGVPVHVAETTEAVRVYNALVESRPVGGLFHSTC from the coding sequence GTGGAGTGGGGGCGGATGACCGTCGAAGGGCTGCCGGCCGGCAAGGACTTCGTGCTCTATCCGGGCGGCGGCCACGAGTGGGACTGGGCCACGACCGGCACCCGCCACGAGCCGGGCATCCAGCCCGCCGACGTCGAGGAGCTGCTGAGCCGCGGCGCCACTGAGGTCGTGCTGTCCCGCGGTATGGACCTGCGGCTCCAGGTCGACCCGCGCACCGCCGCGTTGCTCGCGGAGCGGGGCGTCCCCGTGCATGTCGCCGAGACGACCGAGGCGGTACGCGTCTACAACGCGCTCGTGGAGAGCCGGCCCGTGGGCGGCCTGTTCCACTCGACGTGCTGA
- a CDS encoding sugar nucleotide-binding protein: MDLLVVGGTGLLGREVTQQALAKGLDVAATFYSGTPTTAAARWRRLDIRRRDEVMALVDELRPRAVVNAAYQQADWVTTADGGTHVALAAAAAGARLVHVSSDAVFSGDAERYDERATPDPTTPYGAAKAAAETAVKAIVPGAVIARTSLIIGYGDSQHERHVHALTTGAATGALFTDDIRCPVHVADLAAALLELSDAGSHGIQHVGGAEAVSRHELGVLIARRDGLDPGRLPAALRAAAGIPGPVAVRLDGAATRARLGTRLRGAREFLS; this comes from the coding sequence GTGGATCTGCTCGTGGTCGGCGGCACCGGTCTCCTCGGCCGGGAGGTGACCCAGCAGGCGCTGGCCAAGGGCCTCGACGTCGCCGCCACGTTCTACAGTGGAACGCCGACGACCGCCGCCGCGCGTTGGCGGCGGCTCGACATCCGCCGACGCGACGAGGTCATGGCGCTCGTCGACGAGCTACGGCCCCGGGCCGTCGTCAACGCCGCCTACCAGCAGGCCGACTGGGTGACCACGGCCGACGGTGGCACGCACGTCGCGCTCGCCGCCGCGGCCGCCGGCGCCCGGCTCGTGCACGTCTCCAGCGACGCCGTCTTCTCCGGCGACGCGGAACGCTACGACGAGCGGGCCACGCCCGATCCGACCACGCCCTACGGCGCCGCCAAGGCCGCGGCCGAGACGGCGGTCAAGGCGATCGTGCCCGGCGCGGTCATCGCCCGGACCTCGTTGATCATCGGGTACGGCGACTCCCAGCACGAGCGGCACGTCCATGCCCTGACGACCGGCGCGGCCACCGGCGCGCTCTTCACCGACGACATCCGTTGCCCGGTGCACGTCGCCGACCTGGCGGCCGCGCTGCTGGAGCTCAGCGACGCAGGAAGCCACGGGATCCAGCACGTCGGCGGCGCCGAAGCGGTCAGCCGGCACGAGCTCGGTGTGCTGATCGCCCGCCGGGACGGCCTCGACCCCGGCCGGCTGCCGGCGGCGCTGCGGGCGGCGGCCGGCATACCCGGGCCCGTGGCGGTGCGGCTCGACGGCGCCGCCACGCGGGCCCGGCTGGGCACCCGGCTGCGCGGGGCCCGCGAGTTCCTCAGCTGA